Proteins from a single region of Chloroherpeton thalassium ATCC 35110:
- a CDS encoding biotin/lipoyl-containing protein, which yields MKNFVFAKPGMSPKEIVQNVRALGSISFTSTGMRDAGQSDYKNRLRIHDLSTLAPFYNEMGLFSSECHGGARWHVGIMNRKETPFEELELLREKMPNVLLQTLIRETNLWGYRPYPKNVIEHVISKVDIDVWRCFSFLNDIRNMRTAAEVVLKRGRLFEPAISFTQADWTTNAYYLGVVGEIVDLCGGTDEIILCIKDMAGVGSPTRVKSLIDSIKQKYPDLVLQYHRHATDGLALPALLAAAEAGASILDVEEDSLTRFYGQAPLLSVAAYLIESGIKVHLNHESADSAVLKARDWIQHYEWAESPFKGFDYNVTMHRMPGGAFPSSFEQAQKGGFLHLMPAILKVMSLFNKIVKYFDVTPGSQITWVTCSGIVNMYAKERGEAGVNHVIDLLAKFVEEKAQKFEEMNESEQEELLTIFYNAPSDFKNLLLGGYGKLPQGWPDEWVYRSTFGDEWEEKLKSRKELSPLDAVKADDLAKLREELADQIGRSPSEEEFVLYLMHPKDCVTLIKFREEYGDAPLVLPTDVWRRGLKAPGDKVEFEYSGVPYSIERVSIGGEHEGVIHVVMRVNNQTRVFQVNTPRAKKTEIKMAKGANEIAAPINGTVWRVGNPERGGLRVGDIVHKGEEIANLEAMKMENAILAPFNAQVTEIAVKINDMVVEGQLLMALEEVEGPLH from the coding sequence ATGAAGAACTTCGTTTTTGCAAAACCGGGCATGAGCCCGAAGGAAATCGTGCAAAATGTTCGCGCACTGGGATCGATTTCCTTTACATCAACCGGTATGCGCGACGCGGGTCAGTCCGACTATAAAAATAGACTTCGCATTCACGATCTTTCCACATTGGCGCCATTCTACAACGAAATGGGCTTGTTTAGTTCCGAATGTCATGGCGGCGCACGCTGGCATGTGGGAATTATGAATCGCAAGGAAACGCCTTTCGAGGAGCTTGAATTGCTTCGTGAAAAAATGCCGAACGTCTTACTGCAAACCTTAATTCGTGAGACCAATCTTTGGGGCTATCGCCCGTATCCGAAAAATGTGATCGAGCATGTGATTTCAAAAGTGGATATCGATGTTTGGCGTTGTTTCTCGTTTTTAAACGACATTCGCAACATGCGCACAGCGGCTGAGGTCGTTTTAAAGCGCGGGCGTTTGTTTGAGCCGGCCATTTCATTTACCCAAGCCGATTGGACGACAAACGCGTATTATCTCGGCGTCGTGGGGGAAATTGTGGATTTGTGCGGCGGCACGGACGAAATTATCCTTTGCATCAAGGATATGGCTGGCGTCGGCAGTCCAACTCGCGTGAAAAGCCTAATCGATAGCATCAAGCAGAAGTATCCTGATTTGGTGTTGCAATATCATCGCCACGCCACCGATGGTTTGGCGTTGCCGGCACTTTTGGCTGCAGCTGAAGCTGGCGCAAGCATTTTGGATGTTGAGGAAGATTCGCTCACGCGTTTCTATGGCCAAGCGCCGCTGCTCAGCGTTGCCGCGTATTTGATTGAGTCCGGCATTAAAGTTCATTTGAATCACGAGTCGGCGGACAGTGCGGTTCTCAAAGCGCGCGATTGGATTCAACATTATGAATGGGCGGAATCGCCATTTAAAGGCTTTGATTACAATGTGACCATGCACCGGATGCCGGGTGGCGCGTTTCCAAGCTCGTTTGAGCAGGCGCAAAAAGGTGGCTTTTTGCACCTCATGCCCGCGATTTTGAAGGTCATGTCGCTTTTTAACAAAATCGTCAAATATTTTGATGTCACGCCCGGTTCGCAAATCACTTGGGTGACTTGCAGCGGCATCGTCAATATGTATGCCAAAGAGCGCGGCGAAGCCGGCGTCAATCATGTGATTGACTTACTCGCGAAGTTTGTAGAAGAAAAAGCTCAGAAGTTTGAGGAGATGAACGAGTCTGAGCAGGAAGAACTGCTCACGATTTTCTACAATGCGCCAAGCGATTTCAAGAACTTGCTTTTGGGCGGCTACGGAAAACTCCCGCAAGGCTGGCCAGACGAGTGGGTTTATCGCAGCACCTTTGGCGACGAATGGGAAGAAAAGCTCAAAAGTCGAAAAGAACTATCGCCGCTTGACGCCGTCAAGGCGGATGATTTGGCGAAACTTCGTGAAGAGCTCGCCGATCAAATTGGCCGTTCTCCGAGTGAGGAAGAGTTTGTTCTTTATTTGATGCACCCAAAAGATTGCGTAACGCTCATCAAATTCCGCGAGGAATATGGCGATGCGCCGCTTGTTTTGCCAACGGATGTGTGGCGTCGCGGGCTCAAAGCGCCGGGCGACAAAGTAGAGTTTGAATATAGCGGTGTGCCTTATTCCATCGAGCGTGTCTCGATTGGCGGCGAGCACGAAGGCGTGATTCATGTCGTGATGCGTGTGAATAACCAAACGCGTGTTTTTCAGGTCAATACGCCGCGTGCGAAAAAGACCGAAATCAAAATGGCCAAAGGCGCAAATGAAATTGCAGCGCCGATTAATGGTACGGTTTGGCGGGTTGGCAATCCTGAGCGTGGCGGCTTGAGGGTTGGCGACATTGTCCATAAGGGCGAGGAAATTGCAAACCTCGAAGCCATGAAAATGGAAAATGCCATTCTCGCGCCGTTCAATGCGCAGGTCACGGAGATTGCGGTCAAAATCAACGACATGGTCGTCGAAGGCCAATTGCTCATGGCGCTTGAAGAAGTCGAAGGGCCATTGCACTAA
- a CDS encoding acetyl-CoA carboxylase biotin carboxylase subunit, with protein MERKIKKVLVANRSVPAVRVIQTCQDRKIPTTAVYSTPDRLAAHVFMANSAVHIGDAPPSESYLNQDKIINAARSTGANAIHPGWGFLSENAVFAKKVQDAGLIWIGPSAEVIDKMGDKIRAKKTAVEANVPVIPGVNNPKSPDDIRKWMKDEDVAYPIMIKATAGGGGKGMVRVQQECELEGAFQQAKSEAKKSFGDEEVLVEKFIQKSRHIEVQIVADSHGNVIHLFERECTIQRRNQKVIEEAPSPSITPEIRQDICQTAVRLMKAIGYTSAGTVEFLFDADTQKFYFLEVNTRLQVEHGVTELITGVDIVSLMIDIAQGETLHFAQEDINPNRWALEVRLNAEDPKNFSPSFGKVSRLHLNAGPGIRVAQGIFEGGEIPPYYDSLAMLLMTAGPDRETAIMKMDSVLCRNLRVEGVKTLAPMLLSIIRHPKFIEGDFSTKFLEQHMAELVASFKEVDHEDEALKIAKYVAEISALGTPNWI; from the coding sequence ATGGAAAGAAAGATTAAAAAAGTTTTGGTTGCAAACCGCAGTGTTCCGGCGGTTCGTGTCATTCAAACTTGTCAGGACAGAAAAATACCGACAACGGCTGTGTATAGCACACCCGATAGGTTGGCCGCGCATGTTTTTATGGCCAATAGCGCGGTTCATATTGGCGACGCGCCGCCAAGCGAGTCGTATTTGAATCAAGATAAAATTATCAATGCCGCTCGCTCAACGGGTGCAAATGCCATTCATCCGGGATGGGGATTTCTTTCCGAAAATGCCGTTTTCGCAAAGAAAGTCCAAGATGCCGGCTTGATTTGGATTGGCCCGAGCGCGGAAGTCATTGATAAAATGGGCGATAAAATCCGCGCGAAAAAAACGGCGGTCGAGGCAAACGTGCCGGTCATTCCGGGCGTCAATAATCCGAAATCGCCCGACGACATTCGCAAATGGATGAAGGACGAGGACGTCGCCTATCCGATTATGATTAAAGCCACTGCCGGCGGCGGCGGAAAAGGCATGGTGCGCGTTCAGCAGGAATGCGAATTGGAAGGCGCGTTTCAGCAAGCAAAATCCGAAGCGAAAAAGTCGTTTGGCGATGAAGAAGTTTTGGTTGAAAAGTTCATCCAAAAAAGCCGTCACATTGAGGTGCAAATTGTGGCCGACTCGCACGGCAATGTGATTCACTTGTTCGAACGTGAATGCACGATTCAACGCCGCAACCAGAAGGTGATTGAAGAAGCACCGTCGCCAAGCATCACGCCGGAAATCCGTCAGGATATTTGCCAAACGGCGGTGCGCTTGATGAAAGCCATTGGCTACACTTCTGCAGGCACGGTTGAGTTTCTCTTTGATGCGGATACGCAAAAGTTCTATTTCCTGGAGGTTAATACACGGCTTCAAGTCGAGCACGGTGTCACGGAGCTCATCACGGGCGTAGATATTGTGAGCCTCATGATCGACATTGCCCAGGGCGAAACGCTGCACTTCGCACAGGAAGATATTAACCCAAACCGTTGGGCACTTGAAGTTCGTCTCAATGCGGAAGATCCAAAAAATTTCAGCCCATCATTCGGAAAAGTCTCTCGGTTGCATTTGAATGCAGGACCGGGCATTCGTGTGGCTCAAGGTATTTTTGAAGGCGGCGAAATACCACCGTACTATGATTCTTTAGCCATGCTGCTCATGACCGCAGGCCCGGATAGAGAAACGGCTATTATGAAAATGGATAGCGTGCTTTGCCGCAATCTGCGTGTTGAGGGTGTCAAAACGCTCGCGCCGATGTTGCTCAGCATTATTCGTCATCCCAAATTCATAGAAGGTGATTTTTCAACAAAGTTCCTCGAGCAGCACATGGCTGAACTCGTGGCCAGCTTCAAAGAAGTCGACCATGAAGACGAGGCGTTGAAGATTGCAAAGTATGTCGCCGAAATTTCTGCTCTTGGAACACCGAACTGGATTTAA
- a CDS encoding DUF6978 family protein has translation MLTQIEADRLIEIEKIRVDDKCYSYPALGGKLSIPLISTDGKENFFLDIHKARINLLRGTYQTRARQVIPLIRLDFGGAPHTNPDGEDIPCPHLHIYREGFGDKWAIAAPLSIFMHLDNYIYNFR, from the coding sequence ATGCTGACCCAAATAGAAGCTGACAGATTAATTGAAATAGAAAAAATTCGTGTTGACGATAAATGCTATTCCTATCCGGCTCTTGGCGGAAAATTATCCATACCGCTTATTTCAACCGACGGAAAGGAAAATTTCTTTCTTGACATTCATAAGGCAAGAATAAACCTGTTAAGAGGGACGTACCAAACAAGAGCAAGGCAGGTCATTCCTTTAATCAGACTTGATTTCGGCGGGGCGCCGCATACCAATCCCGATGGGGAGGATATTCCATGTCCTCATTTGCATATCTATCGCGAGGGATTTGGGGATAAATGGGCAATAGCCGCGCCGCTAAGTATTTTCATGCATTTGGATAATTATATATACAACTTTAGATGA
- a CDS encoding DUF1829 domain-containing protein: MKNEIDNLLNQYFNWLKDRTMLREMNGEWMEITTPFLDRHNDRLQIYAKKINGSYLITDDSYTIEDLSLSGCALDSKKRQDLLKTVLNGFGVALEHNALTVKASAQNFARSQHNLIQAMLAVNDMFYLAKPSVESLFFEDVADWLDSHDVRYTPRVKFTGKSGYDYLFDFVIPKSKKCPERIVQAINAPNKNSTQAFIFSWHDTKENRAPNAQAYAVLNDEEKNLAQTAIDALKNYDVTPVSWRERESIIELLAK, translated from the coding sequence ATGAAAAACGAAATTGACAATCTCTTGAACCAATATTTCAATTGGCTAAAAGATAGAACGATGCTTCGGGAGATGAACGGCGAGTGGATGGAAATTACAACGCCTTTTTTGGATAGACATAACGACCGGTTGCAAATCTATGCCAAGAAAATCAACGGCAGCTATTTAATCACCGACGATAGCTATACCATTGAAGATTTAAGCCTCTCTGGCTGCGCGCTGGATAGCAAAAAGCGGCAGGATTTACTGAAAACCGTCTTGAACGGCTTCGGCGTGGCGCTTGAGCATAACGCACTGACGGTTAAGGCGTCGGCGCAAAATTTTGCCCGTTCTCAGCACAATTTGATTCAGGCCATGCTTGCCGTAAACGATATGTTTTATTTGGCAAAACCGTCCGTAGAAAGCCTTTTTTTTGAAGATGTCGCCGATTGGCTCGACTCGCACGACGTGAGATACACGCCGAGAGTCAAATTTACAGGCAAAAGCGGATACGATTATCTGTTTGACTTCGTCATCCCAAAATCAAAAAAGTGTCCCGAAAGAATCGTTCAAGCAATTAATGCGCCGAATAAAAACAGTACCCAAGCGTTCATTTTTTCATGGCACGATACAAAGGAAAACCGTGCGCCGAACGCACAGGCGTATGCCGTTTTAAATGATGAAGAAAAAAACTTGGCGCAAACCGCCATCGACGCGCTGAAAAATTACGATGTGACGCCCGTTTCGTGGCGCGAAAGGGAATCCATCATAGAGCTTTTGGCCAAATAA
- a CDS encoding secondary thiamine-phosphate synthase enzyme YjbQ — protein MVFGKGFTVATKGFSDILDITGKVHEVIRESALRSGLVGVCVIGSTASITTIEFEPALVADFKEKLEEIAAHDRPTRHGDTWGDDNGFSHIRASLIGPGICLPFQAGRVLLGTWQQIVVIDHDNRPRNREIFVQLVGE, from the coding sequence ATGGTTTTTGGAAAAGGATTTACCGTCGCCACAAAAGGCTTTTCCGACATTTTGGACATCACCGGAAAAGTGCATGAAGTCATTCGCGAATCGGCTCTGCGAAGTGGGCTTGTGGGCGTTTGCGTTATCGGCTCAACGGCGTCAATCACGACCATCGAGTTCGAGCCGGCGCTCGTAGCGGATTTTAAGGAAAAGCTGGAGGAAATCGCCGCCCACGACCGCCCCACTCGCCACGGCGACACATGGGGCGACGACAACGGGTTTTCGCACATTCGGGCCTCGCTCATAGGGCCGGGCATTTGTCTGCCGTTCCAAGCTGGACGAGTTTTGTTAGGAACTTGGCAGCAAATTGTCGTGATCGATCATGACAACCGACCACGCAACCGAGAAATTTTTGTGCAACTCGTCGGCGAGTAA
- the tilS gene encoding tRNA lysidine(34) synthetase TilS produces MTPFEKKFLERLRVKSLIKKNEKVLLAFSGGADSMALLSLLKKVQPFLNLQLAAAHCNFGLRGEESDADETFCQMQCDALEIPIFTIHFDTKHFAQQHKMSIEEAARHLRYNFFYKLAEIERCSKIATAHHANDNAETILFNLFRGSSLLGLKGIRVKHEKLVRPLLGFKRAELIEYLESQQLPYRLDLTNLSDAYDRNFIRLKVIPLIEERFKHKLLPNLLRLSENGTELDVFLNAHFEKLTSQNGLNPFEQQLHVPSLQMLSKFEQKEIFKRALACFSIDPNANRLSRLCDLLETQAGRKVILSKDLEVIWKGKWLYFLNG; encoded by the coding sequence TTGACACCATTTGAAAAAAAATTTTTGGAGCGCCTTCGCGTCAAATCGCTGATTAAAAAAAATGAAAAAGTGCTCCTGGCCTTTTCAGGCGGAGCGGATTCGATGGCTCTGCTTTCGCTTTTAAAAAAGGTCCAACCGTTTCTAAATTTGCAGCTTGCCGCCGCACATTGCAATTTTGGACTTCGCGGCGAGGAAAGCGACGCTGATGAAACCTTTTGCCAAATGCAATGCGACGCACTTGAGATTCCAATTTTCACGATCCATTTTGATACCAAGCATTTTGCCCAACAACACAAAATGTCGATCGAAGAAGCCGCACGGCATTTGCGATATAACTTTTTTTATAAACTCGCTGAGATCGAACGGTGCAGCAAAATCGCAACGGCTCATCACGCCAACGATAACGCCGAAACTATTCTTTTCAACCTTTTTCGCGGGTCATCGCTTTTGGGATTAAAAGGCATTCGCGTGAAACATGAAAAACTTGTGCGCCCGTTGCTCGGCTTCAAGCGCGCCGAACTGATCGAGTATCTCGAATCCCAACAGCTTCCCTACCGACTTGACCTCACAAATTTAAGCGATGCCTACGATCGCAATTTTATTCGCTTGAAAGTCATTCCGCTCATTGAAGAACGCTTCAAACATAAACTTTTGCCAAACCTTTTGCGCCTCTCCGAAAACGGCACGGAATTGGATGTGTTTTTAAACGCGCACTTTGAAAAACTCACCAGCCAAAATGGTCTGAACCCATTCGAACAGCAATTACATGTTCCCTCACTCCAGATGCTTTCAAAATTTGAACAAAAGGAAATTTTCAAGCGCGCGTTGGCCTGTTTTTCGATTGACCCTAACGCCAATCGCTTGAGCCGACTTTGCGACTTGCTGGAAACCCAAGCCGGACGAAAAGTGATTTTATCCAAAGACTTGGAAGTCATTTGGAAAGGCAAATGGCTCTACTTTTTGAACGGCTAA
- a CDS encoding SDR family NAD(P)-dependent oxidoreductase: MILKNKRAVITGGSDGIGFGIAKAFAENGADVLLVARNETKLAEAAAVLAAFEVEVKTLSADLSDLSTIQKTAQSILEIWPAIDILVNNAGIARFIPFAETDEAALDLHLNLNVKATYFLTQHLFGALEAQKGCVLNISSYFSHRMLPGRPSTAYSLTKGAMDAFTKSLAYEAGAKGVRVNAIAPGTINTPLVQANIDRLSEEGKAKFSEMIKTIYPLGRVGESEDVSGAAVFLASDAARWITGAILAVDGGLTTN, translated from the coding sequence ATGATTTTAAAAAATAAACGGGCTGTTATCACCGGTGGCAGCGATGGAATTGGTTTCGGAATTGCTAAGGCATTTGCAGAAAACGGCGCAGATGTGCTGCTCGTTGCCAGAAACGAGACAAAACTTGCAGAAGCCGCCGCGGTGCTCGCCGCATTTGAGGTGGAAGTTAAAACGCTCTCGGCGGATTTATCCGATTTATCCACCATTCAAAAGACCGCCCAATCGATCCTGGAGATTTGGCCAGCCATAGATATTTTGGTTAACAATGCCGGCATTGCTCGTTTTATTCCTTTTGCTGAAACAGATGAAGCTGCTTTAGATTTGCATTTAAACTTGAATGTGAAAGCGACTTATTTTCTCACACAACACCTTTTTGGCGCGCTTGAAGCTCAAAAAGGATGCGTGCTCAACATCTCATCTTATTTTTCTCACAGAATGTTGCCAGGCCGACCATCAACGGCGTACTCGCTGACAAAAGGCGCGATGGATGCGTTTACGAAATCGCTTGCTTATGAAGCCGGCGCAAAAGGCGTTCGCGTGAATGCGATTGCGCCGGGAACCATCAATACGCCATTGGTTCAGGCCAATATCGATCGGCTTAGCGAGGAGGGAAAAGCCAAATTTTCGGAAATGATCAAGACCATTTATCCACTTGGACGCGTGGGGGAAAGCGAGGATGTCTCTGGAGCTGCGGTATTCCTTGCGTCAGATGCTGCACGATGGATTACCGGCGCTATTTTAGCCGTTGATGGCGGACTCACCACAAATTAA
- the arfB gene encoding alternative ribosome rescue aminoacyl-tRNA hydrolase ArfB — translation MSENVLLINPKLSIPVSEIEYRFARSSGKGGQNVNKVETKVELYFDIANSLSLSDMMKRLLLHKLKGRISSEGVLRLSCSASRSQIKNREEATQRFRKLLQTALAPEKKRLKTKPSLVAKEKRLLLKKSRSQVKSARRKPFSDE, via the coding sequence ATGAGTGAAAACGTGTTATTGATCAATCCAAAACTTTCCATTCCCGTTTCTGAGATAGAATATCGATTTGCAAGGAGCAGCGGAAAAGGCGGCCAAAACGTAAATAAAGTGGAAACCAAAGTGGAGCTTTATTTCGACATTGCAAATTCCTTGTCGCTCAGCGATATGATGAAGCGACTGCTGTTGCATAAATTAAAAGGGCGCATTTCATCGGAAGGGGTTTTGCGGCTTTCGTGCAGTGCATCGCGCAGTCAAATAAAGAATCGGGAAGAGGCGACACAGCGATTTCGGAAATTGCTCCAAACCGCGCTCGCCCCTGAAAAAAAACGCCTGAAAACAAAACCCAGCCTTGTGGCCAAAGAAAAGCGCCTGCTCCTGAAAAAGTCACGAAGCCAGGTGAAATCAGCGAGACGGAAACCTTTTTCCGACGAGTGA
- a CDS encoding GNAT family N-acetyltransferase, with amino-acid sequence MNHHYPHYAADFLQYDYHSLPQVVKDWFPADYLKENLQREFSKHLQSMRDDIFAHGFSKMCPIAGAHPDEYKFRLIELDRKRKVMTSVRFKCLDVKQPFIDIVHMNFSPESALQAKMMAEQISEQYKTFSPRWIQFFDTKPLLNGGGEDAFLTHDICLLAAPVSLLKNAEKPKFYEIVTLEPAEDLQIYSKYLEVYAELYRENLSLKDILCKESRQHFEKLRDSGFLYNILVKGKWAGILGVSKRHQQFLYGYEILDVMLSKSFRRKGYAAAIQRRLIERLEAENLEAFYGHISPENQAAITTALKLGSKVIGSWYSVKIN; translated from the coding sequence ATGAATCACCATTACCCGCACTATGCAGCCGACTTTCTTCAGTACGATTACCATTCTCTTCCACAAGTGGTTAAAGATTGGTTTCCTGCCGATTACTTAAAGGAAAATTTGCAACGAGAATTTTCAAAGCATCTGCAATCCATGCGCGACGATATTTTTGCGCACGGATTTAGCAAAATGTGTCCGATTGCGGGCGCGCATCCCGACGAATATAAATTTCGGCTCATCGAGCTGGATAGAAAGCGCAAAGTGATGACTTCTGTCCGCTTTAAGTGTTTGGATGTAAAACAGCCCTTCATTGATATCGTCCACATGAATTTTTCGCCAGAATCGGCTCTTCAAGCAAAAATGATGGCCGAGCAGATTTCCGAGCAATACAAAACGTTCTCGCCTCGCTGGATTCAGTTTTTCGATACAAAGCCGCTCCTGAATGGTGGCGGTGAAGATGCTTTTTTAACCCATGATATTTGCTTGCTTGCGGCGCCAGTTTCGCTTTTGAAAAATGCTGAAAAGCCGAAATTTTACGAAATTGTCACGCTTGAGCCGGCGGAAGATTTGCAGATTTATTCAAAGTATCTTGAGGTTTATGCCGAGCTGTATCGCGAAAATTTGTCCTTGAAAGACATTCTTTGCAAGGAATCGCGGCAACATTTTGAAAAGCTTCGGGATTCTGGTTTTTTATATAATATTTTGGTGAAAGGGAAATGGGCTGGCATTCTCGGTGTGAGCAAACGGCATCAGCAATTTTTGTATGGCTACGAAATTTTGGATGTCATGCTTTCAAAGTCGTTTCGTCGGAAAGGGTATGCTGCTGCCATTCAGCGCCGGCTGATCGAGCGCTTGGAAGCCGAAAACCTTGAAGCATTTTATGGGCACATTTCCCCAGAAAACCAAGCAGCCATTACAACGGCGCTCAAGCTTGGCAGCAAAGTGATTGGCAGTTGGTACTCGGTAAAGATAAATTAG
- a CDS encoding cation:proton antiporter domain-containing protein translates to MSVTIFLALLGGIIVLGFFGSFLFSKTKIPNPVILMLVGIILGPATHFVTSGTFMQIAPYFGTVALILIMFEGGLDLEFEVAISQFNTALFLGLLYFAIVAGSVTVVCLLLLRLELVPALLYGSIMAGTSPAVIFPVLSKLSISKNLKTLLSLETALTEVLTVVSVVLILDVVKEPETATPSAMFSHISISIGISLFFATIAGLLWGRFMGVFSRESLAYMLTLGFVLLLYSLSELAGGDAAITILFFGLILGNGKWIASKSIQVLHQWVKTNLDASHFELDEVVKKINAEVSFLIRTFFFVFMGLLFDFSMFSPVVILVSISILLIQIFGRLGSIRTILPFSPSLQGNHISASMAMVPRGLACAVMAFVVVKSNMPGTETLVPIAFSTILLSNLSMTGFVFFYESKHAPKTAVSQKKEQKELETKAESVEG, encoded by the coding sequence ATGAGCGTCACAATTTTTTTAGCACTACTTGGGGGCATTATCGTGCTCGGTTTTTTTGGGAGCTTCCTGTTTAGCAAAACAAAAATTCCAAATCCGGTTATCCTGATGTTGGTTGGTATTATACTTGGGCCGGCCACACATTTCGTCACCAGCGGCACCTTCATGCAAATTGCGCCTTATTTTGGCACAGTGGCGTTAATTCTCATCATGTTTGAAGGCGGCCTTGATCTTGAGTTTGAGGTGGCTATTTCTCAGTTCAACACCGCATTATTTCTTGGATTACTCTACTTTGCCATCGTGGCGGGCAGTGTCACGGTTGTGTGTCTGTTGCTCTTGCGCCTGGAGCTTGTTCCCGCTTTGCTTTATGGCAGTATTATGGCTGGCACCAGTCCCGCTGTCATCTTCCCCGTATTATCCAAGCTTTCCATTAGTAAAAATCTTAAAACACTGCTTTCGCTGGAAACGGCTTTAACGGAAGTATTAACGGTGGTTTCTGTTGTGCTGATTTTGGATGTTGTAAAAGAGCCGGAAACGGCAACGCCCAGCGCCATGTTCAGTCACATTTCCATTTCCATTGGTATTTCGCTTTTTTTTGCGACCATTGCCGGTTTGCTGTGGGGACGATTTATGGGCGTATTTAGTCGCGAAAGTTTGGCCTACATGCTCACGCTCGGCTTTGTGCTGCTTTTGTATTCGCTCTCCGAACTTGCCGGTGGCGACGCCGCCATTACAATTCTATTTTTTGGATTGATTCTTGGAAATGGAAAATGGATTGCTTCAAAATCCATTCAAGTTTTGCATCAATGGGTAAAAACGAATTTGGATGCCTCGCACTTCGAGCTGGATGAGGTTGTTAAAAAAATCAATGCGGAAGTTTCGTTTTTGATCCGCACCTTTTTCTTTGTGTTCATGGGACTTTTGTTTGATTTTTCCATGTTTTCGCCCGTTGTGATTCTCGTATCGATAAGCATTTTGTTGATTCAAATCTTTGGACGATTGGGTTCAATTCGAACGATTTTGCCATTCTCGCCGTCATTGCAAGGCAATCACATTTCAGCCAGCATGGCGATGGTTCCGCGTGGATTGGCCTGCGCGGTCATGGCGTTTGTGGTGGTCAAGTCAAACATGCCGGGCACGGAAACGCTTGTCCCAATCGCATTTAGCACGATTCTTTTAAGCAACCTTTCAATGACCGGTTTTGTTTTCTTCTATGAAAGTAAACATGCGCCAAAAACGGCGGTCAGTCAGAAAAAAGAACAAAAAGAATTAGAAACTAAAGCCGAATCTGTTGAGGGATAA
- a CDS encoding mechanosensitive ion channel family protein: MQSIWEVFQNIIDVLESPIFNLGANKLTVFSIVKLILTIILVFVTSRILRNLIAEKLLSKETSDIGTRLAVATIVQYVFVFFGLIIVLQTAGIDLSTLTVLSGTIGIGIGFGLQNIMENFVSGIIILLERPIKIGDRIEVGNVNGDVIKISVRSTTVKTNNNIVIIIPNSEFISSRVINWSHTERVVRFAFPVGVSYKSNPEDVKQTLLEVAGLHQGVLKDPKPDVLFRGFGDSSLDFELRVWTKQYTSVPMILQSELNFMIFEAFTKKSIEIPFPQRDINFRTSDVDLWKNKAS, encoded by the coding sequence ATGCAATCCATTTGGGAAGTTTTTCAAAACATCATTGATGTTTTGGAGTCCCCTATTTTCAACTTGGGAGCCAATAAACTGACGGTGTTTTCGATAGTCAAGCTTATTCTTACGATTATTCTTGTTTTTGTTACTTCGCGGATCTTACGCAACCTAATCGCTGAAAAGCTTCTTTCTAAAGAAACTTCCGACATCGGCACGCGGCTTGCCGTTGCAACCATTGTGCAATATGTGTTCGTGTTTTTTGGGCTGATCATTGTTTTGCAAACCGCCGGCATCGACTTGAGCACGCTCACGGTTCTTTCCGGCACCATTGGTATTGGTATCGGTTTTGGCTTGCAGAACATCATGGAAAATTTTGTAAGCGGCATTATTATTTTGCTGGAGCGACCCATCAAAATTGGCGACCGAATTGAGGTTGGCAATGTGAATGGCGATGTGATTAAAATTTCCGTTCGTTCCACCACCGTAAAGACGAATAACAACATCGTGATCATCATTCCGAACTCGGAGTTCATCTCTTCACGCGTGATCAACTGGAGTCATACCGAGCGAGTGGTTCGCTTTGCGTTTCCCGTCGGCGTTTCGTACAAATCAAATCCTGAAGATGTCAAGCAAACGCTGCTGGAAGTGGCTGGTTTGCATCAAGGCGTTTTGAAAGATCCAAAACCGGATGTGCTTTTTCGAGGTTTCGGCGATAGCTCTTTAGATTTCGAATTGCGCGTTTGGACGAAACAATACACAAGCGTGCCCATGATTTTGCAAAGTGAACTCAACTTCATGATCTTTGAAGCTTTCACAAAAAAAAGCATTGAAATTCCATTTCCGCAGCGCGATATCAACTTCCGCACCAGCGATGTCGATCTATGGAAAAACAAGGCATCTTGA